The sequence agaaaaatataaaaatcactggTATCCAGAAAAACCATCAAAAGGACAGGCCTACAGATGCATTCGTGTCAATAAGTTTCAGAGAGTTGATCCTGATGTCCTGAAAGCCTGTGAGAACAGCTGCATATTGTACAGTGATCTAGGCTTACCAAAGGAACTCACTCTGTGGGTGGATCCATGTGAGGTGTGCTGTCGGTATGGAGAGAAAAACAATGCATTCATTGTTGCCAGCTTTGAAAATGAGGATGAGAATAAGGATGAAATCTCCAAGAAAGTTACCAGGGCCCTTGATAAGGTTACCTCTGATTATCATTCAGGATCCTCttcttcagatgaagaaacaagtaAGGAAGTAGAAGTGAAACCCAGTTCCATGACTGCGACCCCAAGCTCTGTGTACCAGATTTCAGAATTGATGTTCCCACCTCTTCCATTGTGGCACCCTTTGCCCAGAAAAAAGCCAGGAATGTACCGAGGGAATGGTCATCAGAATCACTATCCTCCTCCAATTCCATTTGGTTATCCAAAtcagggaagaaagaataaaccTTATCGCCCAATTCCAGTAACATGGGTACCTCCTCCTGGAATGCATTGTGACCGGAATCACTGGATTAATCCTCACATGTTAGCACCTCATTAGCTGCTTTTGATTCTGTTGGTGTCAGTGTTGAGAGAAGGTAGAATAAGGCTGACCacattaaaagttaaaagttCATACTCATAGTAGTAAAGTTAGATGGGCCAAACCGtcaaacttatttttatagaaaagttaTTGATaataatctttcttaaaaaatatatatgcactttAGATATATTGATATAGTTTGAGAAACTTTATTAAAGTTAGTCAAGTGCCTGAGTTTTTAATATTGGACTTGAGTATTTATATATTGTGCATCAACTCTGTTGGATACGAGAACACTGTAGCAGCAGACGATCTGTTCTAGCACCTTTGAGCATTTACTTTATGGAGAGTATGTAAGTTATTTATACACAGGAAATCTATTTTATGTCATTGTTTAGAAGAATTGCGTGAAATCATGTAGTTGCAAATAAAAAGTAgtttgaggcaaaaaaaaaaaaaaaaaaatacactctttCTCAGAGAAAGGGCTAACAGAGTTATATGATAAAGTAAGTGACATAGCCCATCCTCTTTGTTGAGAAAAAGtagatcttcaaaaaatatttttcttcatattttcagagTGTATTTTTTGTTATTCGGTCAAGCGTCTACATGTCTTAAGTACTTCCTTTCCTTCCCGGCATGCTTACCCTAATGTGAGCCTGGCATGAATAAGTGTTTGTGGCCTGTAATACCTTTATTACAGTTTCATTATTTGTGAGTCCCAACTATTCATCCATATCTACTCCAACTATCTTTTGCTCTTTGAGGTGGTGCCAACTCTGTACACTCTTCTGCTACCAACCATCTGGAGCTATTATACAAGCCTAGTCTCTAAGGCTACTTTTGAATAGATAGATTATTCGCCTGGTTACTTGGGAATAATCCACAACAAAGGTATTAAAAAGGATGAGTGCCTAATTGGaactttgtttctcctttataGTGTAAGAAGAATTagtgaaaatacttaaaaaaaaaaaaaaaaggcagtccctgccaaagagatggaaaaagttACTTTGGGGAGGAAGAGGTATGGCTTCTTTAGATAGGGTAAAGGAAAAAGTATCTGCTTTTCTACTGCTGAATACAAAccttcaaatatattaaaaaatattaaaatcctcCTGCTTAAAACTTGAATGCATAGCCAAAAAGTAAGATGGATGATTTCTCTGAGTAGTTAAGcccattttaaat comes from Mustela erminea isolate mMusErm1 chromosome 9, mMusErm1.Pri, whole genome shotgun sequence and encodes:
- the LOC116598101 gene encoding protein BTG3-like, producing MKNEIAAVVFFFTRLVRKHDKLKKEAVERFAEKLTLILQEKYKNHWYPEKPSKGQAYRCIRVNKFQRVDPDVLKACENSCILYSDLGLPKELTLWVDPCEVCCRYGEKNNAFIVASFENEDENKDEISKKVTRALDKVTSDYHSGSSSSDEETSKEVEVKPSSMTATPSSVYQISELMFPPLPLWHPLPRKKPGMYRGNGHQNHYPPPIPFGYPNQGRKNKPYRPIPVTWVPPPGMHCDRNHWINPHMLAPH